The following coding sequences are from one Streptomyces venezuelae window:
- the gyrB gene encoding DNA topoisomerase (ATP-hydrolyzing) subunit B, whose protein sequence is MTTYDATRPASNDTYDAHAITVLDGLDAVRKRPGMYIGSTGERGLHHLVQELVDNSVDEALAGVADRIDVTILADGGVRVVDNGRGIPVGMHPAAKRPAVEVVLTVLHAGGKFGGGGYAVSGGLHGVGLSVVNALSTRLSAEVWTDGHRWTQDYRDGVPVAPPARHEATTRTGTSLTFWADGDIFETTTYSFETLARRFQEMAFLNRGLTLTLTDERPSARATAAADAAGPVPAAKTVSYRYDGGIADFVAHLNARKGEPVHPSVVTLAAEDPGRLLSVEVALQWNGQYTDSVYSYANAIHTHEGGTHEEGFRTALTTVVNRYARERKLLREKDTNLSGEDIREGLTAIVSVKLGEPQFEGQTKTKLGNSEARTFVQKVVHEHLTDWFDRHPNDAADIVRKAVQAATARAAARRARDLTRRKGLLETAALPGKLSDCQSNDPALSEIFIVEGDSAGGSAKSGRNPRYQAILPIRGKILNVEKARIDKILHNQEIQAIISAFGTGVHEDFDIAGLRYHKVILMADADVDGQHINTLLLTFLFRFMRPLIEHGHVHLSRPPLYKIKWSRDHVEYAYSDRERDVLIEQGRQAGRRVRDDSVQRFKGLGEMNAEELRVTTMDPDHRVLGQVTLDDAAVADHLFSVLMGEDVDARRHFIQRNARDVRFLDI, encoded by the coding sequence GTGACCACTTACGACGCCACCCGTCCCGCCTCCAACGACACCTACGACGCCCACGCGATCACCGTTCTGGACGGCCTGGACGCCGTGCGCAAGCGGCCCGGGATGTACATCGGCTCCACGGGTGAGCGGGGGCTGCACCATCTGGTGCAGGAGCTCGTGGACAACTCCGTGGACGAGGCGCTGGCCGGGGTGGCCGACCGGATCGACGTGACGATCCTGGCGGACGGCGGCGTGCGGGTGGTCGACAACGGCCGCGGCATTCCGGTGGGGATGCATCCGGCGGCGAAGCGGCCGGCCGTCGAGGTCGTGCTGACCGTGCTGCACGCGGGCGGGAAGTTCGGGGGCGGCGGGTACGCGGTCTCCGGCGGCCTGCACGGTGTGGGTCTGTCCGTGGTCAACGCGCTGTCGACCCGGCTGTCGGCGGAGGTCTGGACCGACGGGCACCGATGGACTCAGGACTACAGGGACGGAGTTCCCGTCGCCCCGCCGGCCCGCCACGAGGCCACGACGCGGACCGGCACGTCGCTGACGTTCTGGGCGGACGGCGACATCTTCGAGACCACCACGTACTCCTTCGAGACACTCGCCCGGCGGTTCCAGGAGATGGCCTTCCTCAACCGCGGTCTCACCTTGACCCTCACCGACGAACGGCCCTCCGCGCGTGCCACGGCCGCGGCCGACGCCGCCGGCCCGGTCCCGGCCGCGAAGACGGTCTCGTACCGCTACGACGGCGGCATCGCCGACTTCGTCGCCCACCTCAATGCCCGCAAGGGGGAGCCGGTCCATCCGTCGGTCGTCACGCTCGCCGCCGAGGACCCGGGGCGGCTGCTCTCGGTCGAGGTCGCCCTGCAGTGGAACGGCCAGTACACGGACAGCGTGTACTCGTACGCCAATGCCATCCACACCCACGAGGGCGGCACCCACGAGGAAGGCTTCCGCACCGCCCTGACCACCGTGGTCAACCGTTACGCGCGGGAGAGGAAGCTGCTGCGGGAGAAGGACACGAACCTGTCCGGCGAGGACATCCGCGAGGGCCTGACCGCGATCGTCTCGGTCAAACTCGGTGAACCGCAGTTCGAGGGCCAGACCAAGACCAAGCTGGGCAACTCCGAGGCGCGCACGTTCGTGCAGAAGGTCGTCCACGAGCATCTGACCGACTGGTTCGACCGCCACCCGAACGACGCCGCGGACATCGTGCGCAAGGCGGTCCAGGCGGCGACGGCGCGGGCAGCGGCGCGCAGGGCACGCGATCTGACCCGCCGCAAGGGACTCCTCGAAACCGCGGCGCTGCCGGGCAAGCTGTCCGACTGTCAGTCGAACGACCCGGCGCTGTCGGAGATCTTCATCGTCGAGGGGGACTCCGCGGGCGGGTCGGCCAAATCCGGCCGCAATCCGCGGTACCAGGCGATCCTGCCGATCCGCGGCAAGATCCTCAACGTCGAGAAGGCACGGATCGACAAGATCCTGCACAACCAGGAGATCCAGGCGATCATCTCCGCGTTCGGCACGGGCGTCCACGAGGACTTCGACATCGCGGGGCTCCGGTACCACAAGGTCATCCTGATGGCGGACGCGGATGTCGACGGCCAGCACATCAACACCCTGCTGCTGACCTTCCTCTTCCGGTTCATGCGCCCGCTGATCGAGCACGGCCACGTCCACCTCTCCCGCCCGCCGCTGTACAAAATCAAGTGGAGCCGGGACCACGTCGAGTACGCCTACTCCGACCGCGAGCGCGACGTGCTCATCGAGCAGGGCCGGCAGGCGGGCCGCCGGGTCAGGGACGACTCCGTCCAGCGCTTCAAGGGGCTCGGCGAGATGAACGCGGAGGAGCTGCGCGTCACCACCATGGACCCGGACCACCGGGTCCTCGGACAGGTCACCCTCGACGACGCCGCCGTCGCCGACCACCTCTTCTCCGTCCTGATGGGCGAGGACGTCGACGCGCGCCGCCACTTCATCCAGCGCAACGCCAGGGACGTCCGCTTCCTCGACATTTAA
- a CDS encoding serine hydrolase domain-containing protein, with amino-acid sequence MSARSSLAGTAALAVSAAVTAGLLVAPDPAHARPHGSDGGRHAPAQRAMDAAVEDGVPGVTGQARDAYGTWNGTSGVGDLTTGRPRGSRDHYRVGSVTKTFVATVLLQLVGERKLDLEDTVDRWLPGLVRGNGHDGRRVTVRQLLNHTSGIYDYYADDDFAASFRLRDGFFEHRYDTWRPEQLVAVAMRHEPTSATPGRTWHYSDTNYILAGMILEKITGHSYAHEVRKRIIEPLKLRETSVPRTGPGMPRPSSRAYSKLSDDSTGPSYDVTEFNPSAAWTSGGMISDSADLNRFHAALLGGRLLPERQLAEMKTTVPMSEEFPQAARYGLGIAERRLSCGRTVWGHHGGILGSTTESVATEDGRHALSFNFNGDWTGDSHAVIEAEFCGPGTGRTGGQSRLSAVSRSTRDSFAGLRTE; translated from the coding sequence ATGTCAGCACGGAGCTCTCTGGCAGGCACGGCCGCGTTGGCCGTTTCGGCCGCGGTGACGGCGGGGTTGCTCGTGGCGCCCGACCCCGCTCACGCCCGGCCGCACGGGTCGGACGGCGGCCGGCACGCTCCGGCCCAGCGGGCCATGGACGCAGCCGTCGAGGACGGCGTCCCCGGCGTGACAGGCCAGGCGAGGGACGCGTACGGCACCTGGAACGGCACCTCGGGCGTCGGCGACCTGACAACCGGGAGACCACGCGGCTCCCGGGACCACTACCGCGTCGGCAGCGTCACCAAGACCTTCGTCGCGACGGTCCTCCTGCAACTCGTGGGCGAGAGGAAGCTGGACCTGGAGGACACCGTGGACCGCTGGCTGCCGGGTCTGGTGCGGGGCAACGGCCACGACGGCAGACGCGTCACCGTCCGCCAGCTCCTCAACCACACCAGCGGCATCTACGACTACTACGCGGACGACGACTTCGCGGCCTCCTTCCGGCTGCGCGACGGCTTCTTCGAGCACCGCTACGACACCTGGCGCCCCGAGCAGCTGGTGGCGGTCGCCATGCGGCACGAGCCGACTTCCGCAACCCCGGGCAGGACCTGGCACTACTCCGACACGAACTACATCCTCGCCGGGATGATCCTGGAGAAGATCACCGGCCATTCGTACGCCCATGAGGTCCGCAAGCGCATCATCGAGCCGCTGAAGCTGCGCGAGACCTCGGTTCCCCGCACCGGGCCCGGCATGCCGCGACCCAGCAGCCGCGCGTACTCGAAGCTGTCGGACGACAGCACGGGTCCGTCGTACGACGTCACGGAGTTCAACCCGTCCGCCGCCTGGACGAGCGGCGGCATGATCTCCGACTCGGCCGACCTGAACCGCTTCCACGCGGCCCTGCTGGGTGGCCGGCTGCTGCCCGAGCGGCAGCTCGCCGAGATGAAGACGACCGTCCCCATGAGCGAGGAGTTTCCGCAGGCCGCACGCTATGGACTCGGCATCGCCGAACGCAGGTTGAGCTGCGGCCGGACGGTCTGGGGCCATCACGGCGGCATCCTCGGTTCCACCACCGAGTCGGTGGCGACGGAGGACGGCCGCCACGCGCTCTCCTTCAACTTCAACGGCGACTGGACGGGCGACAGTCACGCGGTGATCGAGGCGGAGTTCTGCGGACCGGGAACGGGGAGGACCGGCGGTCAGAGCCGGCTCAGCGCCGTCTCCCGCTCGACGCGTGACAGCTTCGCGGGGTTGCGTACGGAGTAG
- a CDS encoding RNA polymerase sigma-70 factor → MSEQGDAESGTVGMSGTDGTDSGGAGHLDPATEAFVVHRNLLFTVAYEMLGSAADAEDVLQESWLRWAGVDLASVRDRRAYLVRIVTRQALDRLRTLGRRRESYVGPWLPEPLLTTPDVAEDVELADSVSMAMLLVMETLTPTERAVFLLREVFELEYDDIAEAVGKSLAAVRQTAHRARAHVAARRSRGLVSQADGRAALRAFQRAIDSGDLQGLVDILAPDVVYLGDGGGARRATLHPVVGSDKVARLLTTGLVAFHTGVTAEPVQVNGWPGFLLRREGGIDGVVAIRTEDGLITGLYSVRNPAKLSRVERETALSRL, encoded by the coding sequence ATGAGCGAGCAAGGCGACGCGGAGAGCGGCACGGTTGGCATGAGTGGCACGGACGGCACGGACAGTGGGGGTGCAGGGCATCTCGACCCGGCCACCGAGGCGTTCGTCGTCCACCGGAACCTGTTGTTCACCGTCGCCTACGAGATGCTCGGCTCGGCCGCCGACGCCGAGGACGTCCTGCAGGAGAGCTGGCTGAGATGGGCGGGCGTCGATCTCGCCTCGGTGCGGGACCGGCGGGCCTACCTGGTGCGGATCGTCACCCGGCAGGCACTCGACCGGCTGCGCACGCTCGGCCGTCGCAGGGAGTCCTACGTCGGGCCCTGGCTCCCCGAACCCCTGCTGACCACGCCCGACGTGGCCGAGGACGTCGAACTGGCCGACAGCGTGTCGATGGCGATGCTGCTCGTGATGGAGACGCTCACGCCGACCGAACGCGCGGTGTTCCTGCTGCGCGAGGTGTTCGAGCTGGAGTACGACGACATCGCCGAGGCCGTCGGCAAGAGCCTCGCGGCGGTCCGTCAGACCGCCCACCGGGCGCGCGCCCATGTCGCGGCACGCCGGTCGCGGGGCCTGGTGTCGCAGGCGGACGGCCGGGCCGCGCTCCGTGCCTTCCAGCGGGCGATCGACTCGGGCGACCTCCAGGGCCTGGTCGACATACTCGCCCCGGACGTCGTCTACCTGGGCGACGGCGGCGGAGCCCGACGGGCCACGCTGCACCCGGTGGTGGGGTCCGACAAGGTCGCCCGCCTGCTCACCACGGGCCTCGTCGCGTTCCACACCGGCGTCACCGCCGAACCCGTCCAGGTCAACGGCTGGCCCGGGTTCCTGCTGCGGCGCGAAGGCGGCATCGACGGTGTCGTGGCGATCCGCACCGAGGACGGCCTCATCACCGGGCTCTACTCCGTACGCAACCCCGCGAAGCTGTCACGCGTCGAGCGGGAGACGGCGCTGAGCCGGCTCTGA
- a CDS encoding MFS transporter: protein MATTKPRDPAADPRRWAALFFIGLAQLMIVLDGTVVNIALPTLQRDLGISDGDRQWVITGYTLAFGSLLLLGGRIADYTGRKRAFLIGLLGFAAASALGGAAGSFEMLLAARALQGGFAALLGPSALSLLTVTFTHPKERAKAFGIWGAITAMAGAIGLLAGGALTEYLNWRWCLYISVPIALIAAVGGYGVLAESRRQERARFDVFGVLLVTSGLVAIVYGTSRAEADGWGAAPAVGLLGVGAVLLVAFAVVESRVPQPLLPMRLIADRTRGGAYLAAGLAILGMFGAFLFMTYYLQGIKGYSPIRTGVAFLPMTVAVLLSAGGLATRLLPKVAPRVLIVPGMLLAASGMLWFLTIDTDTSYAQGVLVAGLLLGLGAGLVMPVAFNHATHGVDPGDAGVASASVNTAQQVGSSIGTALLNTIATSATADYLTSHAGRAEHDPLLSRRAALEGFETASTWAAGIILVGALIVTVLMNAPRPESAAAADRGDARGTEPEGAEPEGAEPEFSQS from the coding sequence ATGGCAACCACGAAGCCGCGGGATCCCGCGGCTGATCCGCGCCGGTGGGCCGCGCTGTTCTTTATCGGCCTGGCCCAGCTGATGATCGTTCTGGACGGCACGGTCGTGAACATCGCGCTGCCGACTCTCCAGCGGGACCTCGGGATCTCCGACGGTGACCGGCAGTGGGTCATCACCGGGTACACGCTGGCGTTCGGCAGTCTGCTGCTGCTCGGCGGCCGGATCGCCGACTACACGGGGCGCAAGCGGGCGTTCCTGATCGGTCTGCTGGGTTTCGCCGCCGCGTCGGCGCTCGGCGGGGCGGCGGGCTCCTTCGAGATGCTGCTGGCCGCCCGTGCCCTGCAGGGCGGGTTCGCCGCGCTGCTCGGCCCTTCGGCGCTCTCGCTGCTGACCGTGACGTTCACGCATCCGAAGGAACGGGCGAAGGCGTTCGGGATCTGGGGCGCGATCACGGCCATGGCCGGTGCGATCGGCCTGCTGGCGGGTGGAGCGCTGACCGAGTATCTGAACTGGCGCTGGTGCCTGTACATCAGCGTTCCCATCGCGCTGATCGCCGCGGTCGGCGGGTACGGGGTGCTGGCCGAGTCACGGCGGCAGGAGAGGGCGCGGTTCGACGTCTTCGGTGTGCTGCTGGTGACGAGCGGGCTGGTCGCGATCGTCTACGGAACGAGCCGGGCGGAGGCCGACGGCTGGGGTGCGGCGCCGGCCGTCGGCCTGCTGGGCGTCGGGGCGGTGCTGCTCGTGGCGTTCGCGGTGGTCGAGAGCCGGGTGCCGCAGCCGTTGCTGCCGATGCGCCTGATCGCCGACCGCACGCGGGGCGGCGCCTACTTGGCCGCGGGCCTCGCCATCCTCGGCATGTTCGGGGCGTTCCTCTTCATGACGTACTACCTGCAAGGCATCAAGGGTTACTCGCCGATCAGGACGGGGGTGGCCTTCCTGCCGATGACGGTGGCAGTCCTGCTGTCGGCCGGCGGACTCGCGACCCGTCTCCTGCCGAAGGTCGCGCCGCGGGTACTGATCGTGCCGGGCATGCTCCTGGCAGCCTCCGGAATGCTGTGGTTCCTGACGATCGACACGGACACCTCATACGCGCAGGGCGTGCTCGTCGCCGGGCTCCTGCTCGGTCTCGGCGCGGGATTAGTCATGCCGGTGGCCTTCAACCACGCCACGCACGGCGTCGACCCGGGAGACGCGGGCGTCGCCTCCGCGAGCGTCAACACCGCGCAACAGGTGGGCAGTTCGATCGGCACGGCACTCCTGAACACGATCGCGACGAGCGCGACGGCGGACTACCTGACCTCGCACGCGGGGCGGGCCGAGCACGATCCGCTCCTCTCACGGCGGGCGGCCCTCGAAGGCTTCGAGACGGCGAGCACGTGGGCCGCGGGGATCATCCTGGTCGGCGCTCTGATCGTCACCGTCCTGATGAACGCCCCGCGGCCGGAGAGTGCGGCGGCGGCCGACCGGGGCGACGCCCGCGGCACGGAGCCGGAGGGGGCGGAGCCGGAGGGGGCGGAGCCGGAATTCAGCCAGTCCTGA
- a CDS encoding winged helix DNA-binding domain-containing protein, producing the protein MTVLDTRTLNRATLARQLLLDRADMPPLDAVAHLCGLQAQEPQEPFVGLWSRLRAFEPGTLSELLVERRVVRTHLMRRTVHLLTADDVLAWRTRHDAMLRQRVLGVYRRELDGVDLDELAATGRETMADGEPRTMAELTRAVADRWPGVPPRALGEMLVAALVPMVQLPPRGLWRTKGGVRNLPLATWLGKDTEPDPSSLNTSSPDGSDPVGQTLLRRYLAAFGPAATADLRAWSGLAGLPAAVAAARPELVSFRDERGRELLDLPDAPRPDPDTPAPVRFLPAFDNAILGYQDRRRIIDDARRGLSVAGERVVLVDGRVAATWTVEDGTVVATPLRRFSRAERAEVAEEGRAVAAFLSDQASERVRVEAF; encoded by the coding sequence GTGACCGTCCTCGACACCAGGACCCTGAACCGAGCCACGCTCGCCAGGCAACTGCTCCTCGACCGCGCCGACATGCCGCCCCTGGACGCGGTCGCCCACCTCTGCGGACTCCAGGCGCAGGAGCCGCAGGAACCCTTCGTCGGCCTCTGGTCACGGCTGCGCGCCTTCGAGCCGGGCACCCTCTCCGAGCTGCTCGTCGAACGGCGCGTGGTCCGTACGCACCTCATGCGCCGCACGGTCCACCTCCTCACCGCCGACGACGTCCTGGCCTGGCGCACCCGGCACGACGCGATGCTGCGCCAGCGGGTGCTCGGTGTGTACCGCCGCGAGCTCGACGGCGTGGACCTCGACGAACTCGCCGCGACGGGCCGGGAGACGATGGCCGACGGGGAGCCGCGCACCATGGCCGAACTGACGCGGGCGGTCGCCGACCGCTGGCCGGGTGTGCCGCCGCGGGCGCTGGGGGAGATGCTGGTCGCCGCGCTGGTGCCGATGGTGCAGCTGCCGCCGCGGGGCCTGTGGCGGACGAAGGGCGGCGTACGCAACCTCCCGCTCGCCACCTGGCTGGGCAAGGACACAGAACCCGACCCGTCCTCCCTGAACACCTCGTCCCCGGACGGCTCCGACCCCGTGGGCCAAACTCTCCTGCGCCGCTACCTGGCCGCGTTCGGCCCCGCCGCTACCGCCGACCTGCGCGCCTGGAGCGGACTCGCCGGGCTTCCGGCCGCGGTCGCCGCCGCCCGCCCCGAGCTCGTCTCCTTCCGCGACGAGCGAGGCCGCGAACTGCTCGACCTCCCCGACGCGCCCCGCCCGGACCCGGACACCCCGGCGCCGGTCCGCTTCCTGCCCGCGTTCGACAACGCGATCCTCGGCTACCAGGACCGCCGCCGGATCATCGACGACGCCCGCCGCGGACTGTCGGTCGCCGGGGAGCGAGTCGTCCTGGTCGACGGGCGGGTAGCGGCGACGTGGACGGTCGAGGACGGCACCGTGGTGGCGACCCCGCTGCGTCGGTTCTCCCGTGCGGAGCGCGCGGAGGTCGCGGAGGAAGGGCGGGCGGTGGCGGCGTTCCTGTCGGACCAGGCGAGCGAACGCGTACGGGTCGAGGCGTTCTGA
- a CDS encoding DUF5825 family protein produces MTVTLATPTLLAWRDYDPAACALPGMFLGEVPLPGPPSGQAERLWQLGARRVRLPDPVDLTATADPAAALHGLGLVRDLTARAVMVEWKLRLDPDSGDRWRMLSHLQPPATLLGPDGAEDALNTWRRGHYLCKCLWRRGPGFIQIRDRRWGELRRFTADEPEYATTIDRLDHGALADTVPKAVLDDFRAEQLVLDIGPYAWWLPYRVSRWLQQSIAI; encoded by the coding sequence ATGACCGTGACCCTCGCCACGCCGACCCTGCTCGCCTGGCGCGACTACGACCCGGCCGCGTGCGCGCTGCCCGGCATGTTCCTCGGCGAGGTGCCGCTGCCCGGACCGCCCAGCGGGCAGGCCGAACGCCTCTGGCAGCTCGGCGCGCGCCGGGTGCGCCTGCCCGACCCCGTCGACCTCACGGCCACCGCGGACCCGGCCGCCGCGCTGCACGGACTCGGGCTCGTACGGGACCTGACCGCGCGAGCCGTCATGGTCGAGTGGAAACTGCGCCTCGACCCGGACTCGGGGGACCGGTGGCGCATGCTCAGCCACCTCCAGCCGCCGGCGACGCTCCTCGGCCCGGACGGCGCCGAGGACGCGCTGAACACCTGGCGACGCGGCCACTACCTCTGCAAATGCCTGTGGCGCAGAGGCCCCGGCTTCATCCAGATCCGCGACCGGCGGTGGGGAGAGCTGCGCCGCTTCACCGCCGACGAACCCGAGTACGCGACGACCATCGACCGCCTCGACCACGGCGCCCTCGCCGACACCGTCCCGAAGGCGGTCCTGGACGACTTCCGGGCCGAGCAGCTCGTCCTGGACATCGGCCCGTACGCCTGGTGGCTGCCGTACCGCGTGAGCCGCTGGCTCCAGCAGTCGATCGCGATCTGA
- a CDS encoding RiPP maturation radical SAM C-methyltransferase yields the protein MRVLLVNMPWSPIDLPSLALGILKRSVDERVPGATAEVLHANLAFTDWITERTEFTGDDYEYYALSSYFMGCGDWVFSSALYDDPEWRDDEFTGVMTGKLKAARMKMTRALHRIVPEFVEMIAQQVVASGPDVVGFTSTFQQNTAALACARRVKELAPHLVTVMGGANCDGEQGAAVHRNFDFVDHVVRGEGEAAFPALLTALTERTPLDDIPGLCHRDATGKSVANPMATRPLPPAAILPPDYSGYFERLAASVARNWVEPKLVVEGARGCWWGEKHHCTFCGLNGSFMEFRSKSPDTFYEEIMDLARRHKVLDMYVVDNILDMRYLTTVLPRIIESGYDLRLHIEIKANMKRSQLRTLAEAGLIYVQPGIESLNSRVLDLMDKGVSGCQNVRMLRDGAETGLSVAWNYLHGFPGESAEDYDPVIAQIPALEHLDPPVDLSARIAIERFSPYFERPELGFTGLRPEGHYRFTYDLPEEELYGMAYVFEAPARGIGESTVKALNEALADWRTYHTDARLTHDDHGDRIVLVSRRRTFSWRAMELTDPFELAVFRLLDQPHSVQALLRKAAARVSDMALDETRLQELLDSWLALGIVFSDAGQYVHIAPAAVNEDLLRLDFMRHIHAEPEPEPEPEPARAGGAR from the coding sequence GTGCGCGTACTGCTGGTCAACATGCCCTGGTCGCCCATCGACCTTCCGTCGCTCGCCCTGGGCATCCTCAAACGAAGCGTGGACGAGCGTGTCCCCGGCGCCACCGCCGAGGTGCTGCACGCCAACCTCGCCTTCACCGACTGGATCACCGAACGCACCGAGTTCACCGGTGACGACTACGAGTACTACGCGCTCTCCTCGTACTTCATGGGCTGCGGCGACTGGGTGTTCTCCTCGGCCCTCTACGACGACCCGGAGTGGCGGGACGACGAGTTCACCGGCGTCATGACCGGCAAGCTGAAGGCCGCGCGGATGAAGATGACGCGCGCACTGCACCGGATCGTCCCCGAGTTCGTCGAGATGATCGCACAGCAGGTCGTGGCGAGCGGTCCCGACGTCGTCGGCTTCACCTCCACCTTCCAGCAGAACACCGCCGCCCTCGCCTGCGCCCGCCGCGTCAAGGAACTCGCCCCGCACCTCGTGACCGTCATGGGCGGCGCCAACTGCGACGGCGAACAGGGCGCCGCCGTGCACCGCAACTTCGACTTCGTCGACCACGTCGTCCGCGGCGAGGGCGAAGCCGCCTTCCCCGCCTTGCTCACCGCCCTCACGGAGAGAACCCCGCTCGACGACATCCCGGGGCTCTGCCACCGCGACGCCACGGGCAAGAGCGTCGCCAACCCCATGGCCACCCGGCCGCTGCCGCCCGCCGCGATCCTGCCGCCCGACTACAGCGGCTACTTCGAACGCCTCGCCGCGTCCGTGGCCCGCAACTGGGTCGAGCCCAAACTCGTCGTCGAGGGCGCACGCGGCTGCTGGTGGGGCGAGAAGCACCACTGCACGTTCTGCGGACTCAACGGCTCGTTCATGGAGTTCCGCTCCAAGAGCCCGGACACCTTCTACGAAGAGATCATGGACCTGGCCCGCCGCCACAAGGTCCTGGACATGTACGTCGTCGACAACATCCTCGACATGCGCTACCTCACCACCGTGTTGCCCCGCATCATCGAGAGCGGCTACGACCTGCGCCTGCACATCGAGATCAAGGCCAACATGAAGCGCAGCCAGCTGCGCACCCTCGCCGAAGCGGGACTCATCTACGTACAGCCCGGCATCGAGAGCCTCAACAGCCGGGTCCTCGACCTGATGGACAAGGGCGTCAGCGGCTGCCAGAACGTCCGGATGCTCCGCGACGGCGCCGAGACGGGCCTCTCCGTCGCATGGAACTACCTCCACGGCTTCCCCGGCGAGAGCGCGGAGGACTACGACCCCGTCATCGCGCAGATCCCCGCCCTCGAACACCTCGACCCACCGGTCGACCTCTCCGCCCGCATCGCCATCGAACGCTTCAGCCCCTACTTCGAGCGCCCCGAACTCGGCTTCACCGGCCTGCGCCCCGAAGGCCACTACCGCTTCACCTACGACCTGCCGGAAGAAGAGCTGTACGGCATGGCGTACGTCTTCGAGGCCCCGGCCCGCGGCATCGGCGAGTCCACGGTGAAAGCCCTCAACGAAGCCCTCGCCGACTGGCGCACATATCACACCGACGCCCGTCTCACCCATGACGACCACGGCGACCGCATCGTCCTCGTCAGCCGCCGACGCACCTTCTCCTGGCGCGCCATGGAGCTCACCGACCCCTTCGAGCTGGCCGTCTTCCGCCTCCTCGACCAGCCGCACAGCGTCCAGGCACTCCTGCGGAAAGCCGCCGCACGGGTCTCCGACATGGCCCTCGACGAGACCAGGCTGCAGGAACTCCTCGACTCGTGGCTCGCCCTCGGCATCGTCTTCTCCGACGCCGGCCAGTACGTCCACATCGCACCGGCCGCGGTCAACGAGGACCTGCTCCGGCTCGACTTCATGCGGCACATCCACGCCGAGCCCGAACCCGAGCCCGAACCCGAGCCCGCCCGAGCCGGAGGAGCACGATGA